The following coding sequences lie in one Heliangelus exortis chromosome 8, bHelExo1.hap1, whole genome shotgun sequence genomic window:
- the CRYZ gene encoding quinone oxidoreductase, which produces MAGTRNAMRAVRVFEFGGPEVLKLQSNVSIPVPNENEVLIKVHACGVNPVETYIRSGNYARKPALPYTPGSDVAGVIEGVGEHVTAFKKGDRVFSTGTVSGGYAEYALAAANRVFPLSDKLDFRQGAAIGIPYFTAYRALIQKGRAKAGESVLVHGASGGVGIATCQIARACGLKVLGTAGTVEGMDVVLRNGAHQAFNHREANYVDKIKEYTGMEGLDVIIEMLSNINLTTDLQLLSYGGRVMVVGCRGSIEINPRDTMSKESTITGVSLFLATEEEMQDCARAVLDGIEAGWLKPLVGSEYPLEKVVQAHEDIMHNSGARGKMVLLP; this is translated from the exons ATGGCAGGCACAAGAAACGCAATGAGAGCTGTTAGAGTTTTCGAATTTGGTGGCCCTGAAGTGCTCAAACTCCAGTCAAACGTCTCGATTCCCGTTCCAAACGAAAATGAG GTGTTAATTAAGGTCCATGCCTGTGGGGTAAATCCTGTTGAGACATATATTCGTTCTGGCAACTATGCCAGAAAACCAGCTTTGCCCTATACTCCTGGCTCAGATGTGGCCGGTGTCATTGAAGGTGTGGGGGAACACGTGACTGCATTCAAG aaGGGTGACAGGGTTTTCAGCACTGGCACAGTCTCTGGAGGATATGCAGAGTATGCCCTTGCTGCAGCTAACAGGGTCTTTCCTCTGTCGGATAAGCTGGACTTCAGGCAGGGGGCAGCCATTGGAATACCCTATTTCACTGCTTATCGTGCTCTGATCCAGAA AGGGCGTGCCAAGGCAGGGGAAAGTGTGCTAGTGCATGGTGCTAGTGGAGGA gtGGGCATAGCAACATGTCAAATTGCCAGAGCTTGTGGTTTGAAGGTTTTGGGTACAGCAGGAACTGTGGAAGGCATGGATGTGGTTTTGAGAAATGGTGCTCACCAAGCATTTAATCACAGAGAAGCTAATTATGTTGATAAAATTAAG GAATACACAGGGATGGAAGGATTGGATGTCATAATAGAAATGCTCTCTAACATCAATTTGACTACTGACTTGCAACTGTTGTCCTATGGAGGAAGGGTGATG GTTGTGGGCTGCAGGGGTTCTATTGAGATTAATCCGAGAGACACTATGAGTAAAGAGTCTACCATAACTGGAGTTAGTCTGTTTCTTGCAACTGAg GAGGAGATGCAGGATTGTGCAAGAGCAGTCCTTGATGGCATAGAAGCTGGCTGGCTGAAACCCCTGGTAGGCTCTGAGTATCCACTGGAGAAAGTGGTTCAGGCTCACGAGGACATCATGCACAACAGTGGGGCTCGGGGGAAGATGGTGCTCCTTCCATAA